In Halarcobacter mediterraneus, the following proteins share a genomic window:
- a CDS encoding type II toxin-antitoxin system RelE family toxin, with protein MIISYSKTFEKKFSKYDRKLQEKIFNAIQNLPDGDVKRLTGNEIPPIYRIRVSKYRILFHMNEEEIQILKVDSRGDIYK; from the coding sequence CTAAGACATTTGAAAAGAAGTTTTCAAAATATGATAGAAAACTTCAAGAAAAAATATTTAATGCCATTCAAAACTTGCCAGATGGAGATGTTAAAAGATTAACAGGTAATGAGATACCTCCTATTTATAGAATCAGAGTTTCAAAGTACAGAATACTTTTTCACATGAATGAGGAAGAGATTCAAATATTAAAAGTTGATAGCAGAGGTGATATTTACAAGTAG
- a CDS encoding VOC family protein yields MKSYISMFEIPATDISRAINFYQTLLEIKIEKMDVEGMQMGILPYEEQMVTGVIIKAEGYEPSANGVTIYLNVGENLQLFLDKVENNGGKIIVPKTAHADENGYFAIFLDSEGNKIALNSPS; encoded by the coding sequence ATGAAAAGTTATATTTCAATGTTTGAAATTCCAGCTACTGATATTTCACGAGCAATTAATTTTTATCAAACATTATTAGAGATTAAAATTGAAAAAATGGATGTTGAAGGTATGCAAATGGGAATATTACCTTATGAAGAACAAATGGTAACAGGAGTAATTATAAAAGCAGAAGGATATGAACCATCAGCAAACGGAGTAACAATCTACTTAAATGTAGGTGAAAATCTACAATTATTTCTTGACAAAGTAGAGAATAATGGTGGGAAAATCATAGTACCTAAAACAGCTCATGCAGATGAGAATGGCTACTTTGCAATATTCCTTGATTCTGAAGGAAACAAGATAGCTTTAAATTCACCTAGTTAA
- a CDS encoding AraC family transcriptional regulator, producing the protein MNYQTFKPHKDLESIVKFYWTLEVPFDSKNKKQKILPDGCIEMTFNFGDKIKRYTSKEDFILHPNAMVMGQRTKSYYILPIGDVDTFAICFYPLGFANFIQTLLKDLVDKETPISQLFEKTQAEELEQHMAHAKDTQERINIIETFLLKKLNLKNTINNIVKSTVDTLLKTNGKTPINVILKDNISKRRQIERYFRKQIGISPKQLSKAIRLQATLQLLFNKKSETLTDIAYESEYFDQSHFVKDFKELTGITPKDLLNNEHMALASLFYK; encoded by the coding sequence ATGAACTATCAAACATTTAAACCACATAAAGATTTAGAATCTATTGTTAAGTTTTATTGGACTTTAGAAGTGCCTTTTGATTCAAAAAATAAAAAGCAAAAAATTTTACCAGATGGCTGTATAGAAATGACTTTTAATTTTGGAGACAAAATTAAAAGATATACTTCTAAAGAAGACTTTATACTTCATCCAAATGCAATGGTAATGGGGCAGAGAACAAAATCATATTATATTTTGCCTATTGGAGATGTAGATACTTTTGCTATATGTTTTTATCCTCTTGGTTTTGCAAATTTTATACAAACACTTCTTAAAGACTTGGTCGATAAAGAAACACCAATATCACAACTTTTTGAAAAAACACAAGCTGAAGAATTAGAACAACACATGGCACATGCAAAAGATACCCAAGAAAGAATCAATATTATTGAAACTTTTTTATTAAAAAAACTTAATTTAAAAAATACAATAAATAATATTGTAAAATCAACAGTTGATACTTTATTAAAGACTAATGGAAAAACTCCAATAAATGTCATCTTGAAAGATAATATTTCAAAGAGAAGACAGATTGAAAGATACTTTAGAAAACAAATTGGCATAAGTCCGAAGCAATTGAGCAAGGCAATTCGATTGCAAGCAACTTTACAATTACTATTCAATAAAAAATCTGAAACTTTGACAGACATTGCATATGAGAGTGAATATTTTGATCAAAGTCACTTTGTAAAAGATTTCAAAGAGCTAACTGGGATTACACCCAAAGACCTTTTAAACAATGAACATATGGCTCTAGCTTCACTTTTTTATAAATAA